Proteins encoded within one genomic window of Fragaria vesca subsp. vesca linkage group LG1, FraVesHawaii_1.0, whole genome shotgun sequence:
- the LOC101296906 gene encoding uncharacterized protein LOC101296906 produces MASKYHLRASTSSASASKWKYDVFLSFRGEDTRRNFTDHLYDKLQWRGIKTFRDDTELERGTTLSSKLLASIEQSRFAVVVLSRNYASSTWCLVELVKIVECMGKTGTILPIFYEVDPSDVRHQRGSFAEAFAEHEEKFYGEDLKKVREWRDALTTVANQSGWDSKDYRYETKLIKEIVEALWKKVHPTFASSESSENLVGIDSKLMRINFLLQTKAKDVCFLGIWGMGGIGKTTLARLLYQRNSHDFEISIFLPDIRLVSRTHCLVHLQQTLLCQILKEKNIQLWDFDDGMAKIKSCFFNKKVLLVLDDVDQLDQLENLAGEENWFGSGSLVIVTTRDQRILVSHGIELQYQSKGLNEQEALQLFSWKAFKKDYPEEGYRELSKSILDYARGLPLALKILGSFLYKRDRGDWESAVAKLKKDPIDQALFKALRISYDGLDEMSKQVFLDVACFLKGYDKERVIQILDSSFGFDTRIVISVLIEKSLLTLFDNRVDMHDLIQEMGREIVRLESEQEPGQRSQLWHRDDVFHVLKKNTGTEAIRSIAICLPKVEELAWNPKAFSKMSKLKFLKMQNLVLCQGPEYLPDSIRVLEWTSYPSKSLPPNFQPVELIEIILHQSKIDQLWYGIKYLEKLTIMDLSYSENLRMTPDFTGMPNLERLVLEGCTNLVDIHPSIISLRRLKILNFKNCQSIQRFPGELATDSLELIDLSGCSKVDILRKSVRQMQKLSKFCCSEIGMQEFEVSCHSVSPHRLSLVLASFKHLCSLKGLYLSGCKFGEVDIPNDIGCLSSLENLDLSVNNFVSLPASISQLSKLKYLNLDDCKRLEELPDLPLFSGTSHVTADNCISLKKFPNLPDLWRLSKLSFKFINCCSLEDGGSCYIIRSILQQFLQEPPPFFEMFSIIIPGNDIPCWFKHRIMEDMVPNCSSPSSKCIGFALCVIFEENPGVLGEDNDLEAHANTASSCWKSGVSKPAGLSFDLNPVVKSDHLCLFLLPSKHYLENIGFLLETTCAKRSNACLKVKGCGVRALYKQDLKELEELNLIMNRCTRICDNKLVLMMNRLPLSEAFSFVVSGNDIPECFETSVERNWVNIDRPCNSCSSTWMGFALCVLFGAEENSGSLCEDGDLEPHISSVYSSFLGINVCIHGDGLPSHSEPVRSGIVRVVLNHFPMASTYNLRASTSSASSPSSSGQWKYDVFLSFRGEDTRKKFTDHLYDKLEWRGIKTFRDNPDLERGTTISPELLSAIEQSRFAVVVLSPNYASSKWCLLELAKIVQCMGKRGTILPIFYEVDPSDVRHQRGSFGEAFAEHDKKLSGEDWKKMQEWRDALTKVANLSGWTSNDYRYEVELIKEIVEALWQKVHPTFASSESKEHLVGIDSKLMEIDFLLDTKANDVCFLGVWGMGGIGKTTLAKLVYPRISHHFEVSIFLPDVRQVSAAQGLVHLQEKLLCHILNEKNIQVQDVDDGVAKLRRCLFNKKVLLVLDDVDQSDQLENLAGGKDWFGSGSMIIVTTRNQYLLTSHGIEKQYKSRGLNEDEALQFFSWRAFKKDKPEEVYRELSLSILEYARGLPLALKILGSSLWKRDQEDWESTVAMLRKAPINDDIFKVLRISYDGLDEVCQQVFLDIVCFFKGNDKERVIQILNSAFSFDIRIKINVLVEKSLLTTYDNCVNMHDLIQEMGEEIIRSESVGRSSRLWLLDDIFPVLKHNLGTETIRSIALHLPKSTELAWNPNAFSKMYELKFLKMQNLVLCQGPDCLPDTLRFLEWISYPSESLPPKFQPVELIELILHHSKIHQLWDGIKHMKKLIHIDLSYSENLEMTPDFTGIPNLERLILEGCTNLVKIHPSIVSLKKLKLLNFKNCRSIENLPGELEMDSLEMIDLSGCSKVNVFPQFVSRMEKLSELSFGGIGVRTSEIQCDLAGAEHSLSPVLASLKHFCCLKRLNINDCKLGEGAIPRDIGCLSSLEDLDLSVNNFVSLPASIIMLSKLKSLNLEDCKRLQQLPRLPSFSGICDVNASNCISLKKFPDPPKLCSLWKLTFNFINCCSLKDGGSCDTTRSILRRFLQEPPPFFEMFSIVMPANNIPCWAEGRSIEQSVRGAAPGSRRSKWMGFALCVLFGAEDGAEENLGALAEDHANTSLCSWKPGLFVPASFSFNRNQVVTSDHLCVLLLPSKHYPANTDFKELINSLFQGSPGLKVKKCGVHTLYKQKVEELDLRMRRYEECAFDRYGRCDGVQVQPEFSRIISGNHIPVWFKIIGKGDSVILERPCISCCSTWMGVALCVRFGAEKICDAADASERARKRCRKDSLTELLNYNFGKGLPSQAHAIWFYWSAFSRRIYSIVSSSDHLCVFFIPVYEFLGIPKRVQFELKSDACLKVKGYGVRSVYKIDLPMDLANQSLEDQLLWSINNC; encoded by the exons ATGGCGTCAAAATACCACCTGAGAGCTTCCACATCTTCTGCTTCAGCTTCGAAATGGAAGTACGACGTGTTTTTGAGTTTCCGGGGTGAAGATACCCGCAGGAACTTCACGGACCATTTATATGACAAACTGCAGTGGCGAGGAATCAAAACATTCAGGGACGACACAGAGCTTGAAAGAGGTACAACTCTTTCTTCGAAGCTGTTGGCTTCAATTGAACAGTCAAGGTTTGCAGTTGTTGTTCTTTCGCGAAACTATGCTTCTTCCACTTGGTGCTTGGTTGAGCTTGTCAAGATTGTTGAATGCATGGGAAAGACGGGGACTATTCTGCCAATCTTTTATGAGGTGGATCCCTCTGATGTGAGACATCAGAGAGGGAGCTTTGCCGAGGCCTTTGCTGAACATGAAGAGAAGTTTTATGGGGAAGACTTGAAGAAGGTGCGAGAGTGGAGAGATGCTTTAACAACAGTGGCCAATCAATCTGGATGGGATTCCAAGGATTATAG GTATGAAACAAAGCTTATCAAAGAGATTGTGGAAGCACTATGGAAGAAAGTACATCCTACATTTGCATCATCAGAGTCCTCAGAGAATTTGGTTGGAATTGATTCCAAGCTGATGCGAATAAATTTTCTATTACAAACAAAAGCAAAGGATGTCTGCTTTCTAGGAATATGGGGTATGGGTGGGATAGGGAAGACAACCCTTGCTAGACTTCTTTATCAAAGAAATTCACATGATTTTGAAATTAGCATTTTTCTTCCTGATATCAGGCTGGTTTCCAGAACACACTGTCTAGTTCATCTACAACAAACTCTTCTATGCCAGATATTGAAGGAAAAAAACATTCAATTATGGGATTTTGATGATGGAATGGCCAAGATAAAGAGCTGTTTTTTTAATAAAAAGGTTCTTCTAGTTCTTGATGATGTGGATCAATTAGACCAACTGGAAAACTTGGCCGGAGAAGAAAACTGGTTTGGTTCAGGAAGCCTAGTTATTGTTACAACAAGAGATCAACGTATACTAGTTTCGCATGGTATAGAATTACAATATCAAAGCAAGGGATTGAATGAGCAGGAAGCTCTTCAGCTCTTTAGTTGGAAAGCCTTTAAGAAAGATTATCCTGAAGAAGGTTATAGGGAACTGTCTAAGAGTATATTGGATTATGCCAGAGGCCTTCCATTAGCTCTAAAGATTCTAGGATCTTTTCTGTATAAGAGAGATCGAGGTGATTGGGAAAGTGCAGTAGCCAAGCTAAAGAAAGATCCTATTGATCAGGCACTCTTTAAAGCGCTCAGAATAAGTTATGATGGTTTAGATGAGATGAGCAAACAAGTTTTTCTTGATGTTGCATGTTTCCTCAAGGGGTATGACAAAGAGCGAGTAATTCAAATACTAGATAGCTCTTTTGGCTTTGACACTCGTATCGTGATAAGTGTTCTAATTGAGAAATCTCTGTTAACCCTTTTTGACAACCGTGTGGATATGCATGATCTGATTCAAGAAATGGGAAGGGAAATTGTCCGTTTGGAGTCTGAGCAGGAGCCTGGCCAACGCAGTCAGTTGTGGCATCGTGACGACGTTTTTCATGTACTAAAAAAGAATACG GGAACAGAAGCAATTAGAAGCATAGCCATATGCTTGCCTAAAGTGGAGGAGTTAGCTTGGAATCCAAAAGCCTTTTCTAAGATGTCTAAACTGAAGTTTCTCAAAATGCAAAATTTGGTTTTATGTCAAGGCCCTGAATATCTTCCTGATTCCATAAGGGTTCTTGAATGGACTTCGTATCCGTCAAAATCTCTTCCACCAAATTTTCAGCCAGTGGAACTTATTGAGATTATTCTGCATCAGAGCAAAATTGATCAGCTTTGGTATGGAATAAAG TACTTGGAGAAGCTGACAATTATGGATCTTAGTTACTCCGAGAACTTGAGAATGACCCCAGATTTCACAGGTATGCCAAACCTTGAGAGGCTGGTTCTTGAGGGTTGTACAAATTTAGTTGACATTCATCCATCAATCATATCTCTCAGAAGACTTAAAATTTTAAATTTTAAGAACTGCCAGAGTATCCAAAGGTTTCCTGGTGAACTAGCAACGGATTCTCTTGAATTGATTGATCTTTCTGGCTGCTCAAAAGTCGATATACTTCGAAAATCTGTCAGACAGATGCAAAAGTTATCAAAATTCTGTTGTAGTGAAATTGGCATGCAAGAGTTTGAAGTATCATGTCATTCAGTCAGTCCTCACCGGCTGAGTCTGGTATTGGCTTCTTTTAAACATTTATGTTCTCTGAAGGGATTATATCTCAGTGGCTGCAAATTTGGTGAAGTAGATATTCCCAATGATATTGGTTGTTTGTCCTCGTTAGAAAACTTGGATCTTAGTGTCAACAATTTTGTCAGCCTTCCTGCCAGCATTAGTCAGCTTTCTAAGCTGAAGTATTTGAACTTGGATGATTGCAAAAGGCTCGAAGAATTGCCAGACCTTCCATTATTTAGTGGTACATCTCATGTGACCGCAGACAACTGTATATCCTTGAAAAAGTTTCCAAATCTACCAGACTTGTGGAGATTATCGAAACTATCCTTTAAGTTTATCAACTGCTGTAGCCTTGAAGATGGAGGCAGTTGTTATATAATACGTTCAATTCTACAGCAGTTTCTTCAG GAACCCCCTCCTTTTTTTGAGATGTTCAGTATAATAATTCCTGGAAATGATATTCCTTGCTGGTTCAAACATCGGATCATGGAAGATATGGTACCAAATTGTTCTTCACCAAGTAGTAAGTGTATCGGATTTGCTCTATGTGTTATTTTTGAAGAAAACCCTGGTGTCCTTGGTGAAGATAATGATTTAGAAGCTCATGCAAACACAGCTTCGTCTTGTTGGAAGTCCGGTGTTTCTAAACCCGCCGGCCTCAGTTTTGATTTAAACCCAGTTGTTAAGTCGGATCACCTTTGTTTATTCCTTTTGCCTTCAAAACATTACCTTGAAAACATTGGTTTTCTCTTGGAAACCACATGTGCTAAAAGAAGCAACGCATGCTTGAAGGTGAAGGGGTGTGGTGTTCGTGCTCTGTACAAGCAAGACCTGAAAGAGCTCGAAGAACTCAACTTAATAATGAATCGATGCACTAGAATTTGTGACAATAAGTTGGTTCTTATGATGAACAGACTCCCTCTTTCTGAGGCGTTTAGTTTTGTAGTTTCTGGAAATGACATTCCCGAGTGTTTTGAAACTAGTGTGGAGCGAAACTGGGTGAACATAGACCGACCTTGTAATTCATGTAGTAGTACATGGATGGGGTTTGCTTTGTGTGTTCTCTTTGGAGCTGAAGAAAACTCGGGTTCCCTTTGTGAAGATGGTGACTTAGAACCTCAT ATCAGCTCTGTGTATTCTTCGTTCCTCGGGATAAATGTCTGCATACATGGAGATGGTTTACCTTCTCATTCAGAACCAG TAAGGAGCGGAATCGTAAGAGTTGTTCTGAACCACTTTCCGATGGCCTCGACTTACAACTTGAGAGCCTCCACGTCTTCTGCTTCATCACCATCATCATCTGGTCAGTGGAAATACGACGTGTTCTTGAGCTTCAGGGGTGAGGATACCCGCAAGAAGTTCACCGACCATTTATACGACAAATTGGAGTGGCGAGGAATCAAAACCTTCAGGGACAACCCAGACCTTGAAAGAGGTACAACTATCTCTCCGGAGCTCCTGTCTGCAATCGAACAATCAAGGTTTGCAGTGGTTGTTCTGTCGCCAAATTATGCTTCTTCCAAGTGGTGCTTGCTCGAACTCGCAAAGATCGTTCAATGCATGGGAAAGAGGGGGACTATTCTGCCGATCTTTTATGAGGTGGATCCCTCTGATGTACGACATCAGAGAGGCAGCTTTGGGGAGGCTTTTGCTGAGCACGATAAGAAGCTTTCTGGGGAAGACTGGAAGAAGATGCAAGAGTGGAGAGATGCTTTAACCAAAGTGGCTAATCTCTCTGGCTGGACCTCAAACGATTACAG GTATGAAGTAGAACTTATCAAAGAGATTGTGGAAGCACTATGGCAGAAAGTTCATCCTACATTTGCCTCATCAGAATCCAAAGAGCATTTGGTCGGAATTGATTCGAAACTGATGGAAATTGATTTTCTTTTGGATACAAAAGCAAATGATGTTTGCTTTCTAGGAGTATGGGGTATGGGTGGGATCGGGAAGACCACCCTTGCTAAACTTGTTTATCCCAGAATTTCTCATCATTTTGAAGTCAGCATATTTCTTCCTGATGTCAGGCAGGTGTCTGCAGCACAAGGTCTAGTTCATCTACAAGAAAAACTCCTGTGCCATATTTTGAATGAAAAAAATATTCAAGTACAGGATGTTGATGATGGAGTGGCTAAGTTAAGGAGGTGTTTGTTTAATAAAAAGGTTCTTCTAGTTCTTGATGATGTGGATCAATCAGACCAACTGGAAAACTTGGCCGGAGGAAAAGACTGGTTTGGTTCAGGAAGCATGATTATTGTTACAACAAGAAACCAATATTTGCTAACATCGCATGGTATAGAGAAACAATATAAGAGCAGGGGACTAAATGAGGATGAAGCTCTTCAGTTCTTTAGCTGGAGAGCCTTTAAGAAGGACAAACCTGAAGAAGTTTATAGGGAACTGTCTCTGAGTATATTGGAATATGCCAGAGGCCTTCCATTAGCTCTTAAGATTTTGGGATCTTCTCTGTGGAAGAGAGATCAAGAGGATTGGGAAAGTACAGTGGCTATGCTAAGGAAAGCTCCTATTAATGATGATATCTTTAAAGTGCTCAGAATAAGTTATGACGGATTAGATGAGGTGTGCCAACAAGTTTTCCTCGATATTGTATGTTTCTTCAAGGGGAATGACAAAGAACGAGTAATTCAAATACTCAATTCTGCTTTCAGCTTCGACATTCGTATCAAAATAAATGTTTTGGTTGAGAAATCTTTGTTAACTACATATGACAACTGTGTGAACATGCATGATTTGATACAAGAAATGGGAGAGGAAATTATCCGTTCAGAGTCGGTTGGGAGATCCAGTCGGTTGTGGCTTCTTGACGACATCTTTCCTGTATTGAAACATAATTTG GGAACAGAAACAATCAGAAGCATAGCCTTACACTTGCCTAAATCGACAGAGTTAGCTTGGAATCCCAATGCTTTCTCGAAAATGTATGAACTAAAGTTTCTGAAAATGCAAAATTTAGTTCTCTGCCAAGGCCCTGATTGTCTTCCTGATACCCTAAGGTTTCTCGAATGGATTTCGTATCCATCAGAATCTCTTCCACCAAAATTTCAGCCCGTGGAACTTATTGAACTTATTCTGCATCATAGCAAAATTCATCAGCTTTGGGACGGGATAAAG CACATGAAGAAGTTGATACATATTGATCTTAGTTACTCCGAGAACCTGGAAATGACCCCAGATTTCACAGGAATTCCGAATCTTGAGAGGCTGATTCTTGAAGGCTGCACAAATTTGGTTAAAATTCATCCATCAATTGTGTCTCTGAAAAAACTGAAACTTTTGAACTTCAAGAACTGCCGAAGTATTGAGAATCTTCCAGGTGAACTAGAAATGGATTCTCTTGAAATGATTGATCTTTCTGGCTGCTCAAAAGTAAATGTATTTCCACAATTTGTGTCACGGATGGAAAAGTTGTCAGAACTTTCTTTTGGTGGAATTGGTGTGCGAACTTCTGAAATACAGTGTGATTTAGCGGGTGCTGAACACTCACTGAGTCCAGTATTAGCTTCTTTAAAACATTTCTGTTGCTTGAAGAGATTAAATATCAATGACTGCAAACTCGGTGAAGGAGCAATTCCACGTGATATTGGTTGTTTGTCCTCCTTAGAGGACTTGGATCTCAGTGTTAACAATTTTGTCAGCCTTCCTGCAAGCATCATTATGCTATCGAAGCTTAAGAGTTTGAACTTGGAAGATTGCAAAAGGCTTCAACAGTTGCCACGCCTTCCATCATTTAGTGGCATATGTGATGTGAACGCTAGCAACTGTATATCCTTAAAAAAATTTCCAGATCCACCAAAGTTGTGCAGCTTATGGAAACTAACCTTTAACTTTATCAACTGCTGTAGCCTCAAGGATGGAGGCAGTTGTGATACAACACGTTCAATTCTACGGCGGTTCCTTCAG GAACCTCCTCCTTTTTTCGAGATGTTCAGTATTGTAATGCCTGCAAATAATATTCCCTGTTGGGCAGAAGGTCGAAGTATTGAACAGTCAGTGAGAGGGGCGGCACCAGGTTCTCGTAGAAGTAAGTGGATGGGGTTTGCTCTATGTGTTCTTTTTGGGGCTGAAGATGGGGCTGAAGAAAACCTGGGTGCCCTTGCTGAAGATCATGCAAACACAAGTTTGTGTTCATGGAAGCCTGGTCTCTTTGTACCCGCCAGTTTCAGTTTTAATCGAAACCAAGTTGTTACTTCAGATCACCTTTGTGTATTGCTTCTGCCTTCAAAACATTATCCAGCGAATACTGATTTTAAAGAACTCATCAACTCTCTGTTCCAAGGCAGCCCAGGCTTGAAGGTGAAGAAATGTGGTGTTCATACACTGTACAAGCAAAAAGTGGAAGAACTCGACTTGAGAATGAGGCGATACGAGGAATGTGCTTTTGATAGGTATGGGAGGTGTGACGGGGTGCAAGTGCAACCTGAGTTCAGTCGCATAATTTCTGGAAATCACATTCCTGTGTGGTTCAAAATTATAGGGAAGGGAGACTCAGTGATCCTAGAGCGGCCTTGTATCTCATGTTGTAGTACGTGGATGGGGGTTGCTTTATGTGTTCGTTTTGGAGCTGAAAAAATATGTGACGCTGCTGATGCAAGTGAACGTGCACGAAAAAGATGTCGCAAAGATTCACTCACAGAACTCCTAAACTATAATTTTGGCAAAGGATTACCATCTCAAGCACATGCCATTTGGTTTTATTGGAGCGCCTTCTCTCGCCGCATATACAGTATTGTAAGTTCATCAGATCACCTTTGTGTATTCTTTATTCCTGTTTATGAGTTTCTGGGTATACCAAAACGGGTCCAGTTTGAGTTAAAAAGCGACGCATGCTTGAAGGTGAAAGGGTACGGGGTCCGTTCTGTGTACAAGATTGACTTGCCCATGGATTTGGCGAACCAAAGTTTAGAAGATCAACTGCTCTGGTCAATAAACAATTGTTGA